From a single Paenibacillus sp. FSL W8-0426 genomic region:
- a CDS encoding IucA/IucC family protein, whose translation MSKEQLIDPLQGHAWLEEGSPSPSLLARREMLSRILNAYLRETGQHDPYFTDSRLPNISLAIKLPSIGQIVYGSLLHRSLAGHHVYGENLYASEIERQHPDDWKALSFEEAVALLLDDIALSQQGTSHDAMAQKIELQQMVTNSLQHMESYLEHAYVSGPPASLDFNAAEQALLCGHPFHPTPKSLEGFSSADSLAYSPEYGVTFPLSCFAAAPEWIGEDWLDPADGASDASWIPAEMREAAHRLLPSERSHYVLLPCHPWQAGYLRSLESVQKLLAEGHLVDLGSTGPAVVPTSSVRTVWNPKDRCFYKLSLHIRITNFIRENNEEQLLRTLDASSIVASIKERWQSRRFQILLEKGYRTLEPPQASSPTRREQLMSGFSMIVREAPDEVGSAQGIPYVIASLMEVLPGEREPLLFRAVRESKQAGSGGEVDTNFQPDWQAWFREYAELTVAPMLRLYAETGISLEAHVQNSMLRLHDGKPSSFIVRDLEGISVNRELAEQQGWIGTIVQRDSPVLYSEEQARHRLKYYFFVNHLSHVVQRLAYYSGQSEMPFWHIASRTLERLREQALPGSLLEHIVCDLLTVPTLPAKANLLSRFHQRGETPLYVDIPNPMRVKE comes from the coding sequence ATGAGCAAAGAGCAACTCATCGACCCGTTACAAGGCCATGCTTGGTTGGAGGAGGGCTCGCCTTCTCCTTCCCTGCTGGCTCGCCGCGAAATGCTGAGCAGGATACTGAACGCCTATTTGCGCGAAACGGGACAGCATGATCCTTACTTCACAGATTCTCGCCTACCGAACATATCGCTGGCCATTAAGCTCCCATCCATCGGACAGATCGTTTACGGTTCGCTGCTTCACCGCTCGCTGGCCGGGCATCACGTTTATGGGGAAAACCTGTATGCCTCCGAAATTGAACGACAACATCCGGACGATTGGAAAGCGCTATCTTTTGAGGAAGCCGTTGCCCTTCTGCTGGACGACATTGCGCTGTCTCAACAAGGAACATCTCATGATGCCATGGCCCAAAAGATCGAGTTGCAGCAGATGGTTACCAACAGCCTGCAGCATATGGAATCCTATCTTGAGCATGCTTACGTGTCCGGGCCTCCGGCCAGTCTGGACTTCAACGCTGCCGAGCAGGCCTTGTTGTGCGGACATCCGTTCCATCCGACGCCAAAAAGCCTTGAAGGCTTCAGTTCTGCCGATTCGCTCGCTTATTCGCCGGAATATGGCGTAACATTTCCGCTCAGCTGCTTTGCCGCAGCGCCTGAATGGATCGGCGAAGACTGGCTTGATCCCGCGGACGGCGCATCGGACGCTTCCTGGATCCCTGCCGAAATGAGGGAAGCCGCGCATCGTCTTCTTCCGTCGGAACGCAGCCATTACGTATTGCTCCCTTGCCACCCTTGGCAGGCAGGATACTTGCGCTCGCTTGAATCGGTGCAGAAGTTACTGGCAGAGGGGCACCTGGTCGATTTGGGCAGCACGGGCCCTGCCGTGGTTCCCACTTCATCGGTCAGGACGGTGTGGAACCCGAAGGATCGGTGTTTCTACAAGCTCTCCCTGCATATTCGGATCACCAATTTCATTCGCGAGAACAATGAGGAACAGCTGCTGCGGACGCTGGATGCGTCGAGCATTGTGGCGAGTATAAAGGAACGTTGGCAGTCCCGGCGTTTTCAAATTTTGCTGGAAAAAGGCTATCGTACACTGGAACCGCCGCAAGCTTCTTCCCCGACGAGACGGGAGCAGCTGATGTCCGGCTTTTCCATGATCGTGCGTGAAGCACCCGACGAGGTCGGCAGTGCCCAAGGCATACCTTACGTCATCGCTTCGCTGATGGAGGTGCTGCCCGGCGAACGCGAACCGCTTCTGTTCCGCGCCGTGCGGGAAAGCAAACAGGCAGGTTCAGGCGGAGAAGTCGATACAAATTTTCAGCCGGATTGGCAGGCCTGGTTCCGCGAATATGCGGAGCTGACCGTCGCGCCGATGCTGCGGCTCTACGCCGAAACGGGAATCAGCCTGGAAGCGCATGTGCAAAATTCGATGCTGCGCCTCCATGATGGCAAACCGTCCTCTTTCATCGTGCGCGATCTGGAAGGCATCAGCGTGAATCGGGAGCTTGCGGAGCAGCAGGGCTGGATCGGGACGATCGTCCAAAGGGACAGCCCGGTCCTGTATTCGGAGGAGCAGGCGCGCCATCGTTTGAAGTATTATTTTTTCGTCAATCATCTCAGCCATGTCGTACAACGTTTGGCCTATTACTCCGGACAGTCGGAGATGCCCTTCTGGCATATTGCAAGCCGAACGCTGGAGCGTCTTCGCGAACAGGCACTGCCCGGATCGTTGCTGGAACACATCGTCTGCGACCTGCTCACTGTACCCACGCTTCCGGCGAAAGCCAATCTGCTCAGCCGATTCCATCAGCGGGGCGAAACGCCGTTATACGTGGATATTCCGAACCCGATGCGGGTGAAGGAATAG
- a CDS encoding MFS transporter, translating to MMPHKAWNQSIRILSGGRFLSSAGLTGISPFIPYYMEHMNAGTPEEVLMWTGLSVSAPALSYALLTPFWGKIGDRWSRKWMVVRALVGLALSMFLMGIAQTPFQFFLFRLCQGAFGGISDASSAFVGSHAPAKQQGFALGRLERASAAGLLVGPLLGSICVNTWGSRPLLFITAGLTMAFALLAASSLAGAAKPGKSLSIPFSADKSADGSASPVQRSVPVTESAAKAPPDKGGILHAFRSLVFHPLARRLVLAGIVFKLVDFATFTMFTPFIRELIPSSTAALVVGLLLAMSSVGELVGASWWGKRNDRHAPERNLRWAALLCGICVLAHTLPLGVAWLIAIRFLQGFFYSALLQTVMLNVLRSSTDSDRGVRIGATNSMLMVGQLTGPTLGVWIGAAWGISAVYLVMGFVMVAALFLVPRSPVSERQAPLQVPLQ from the coding sequence ATGATGCCACATAAAGCCTGGAACCAGAGCATTCGCATCCTCTCCGGGGGACGGTTTCTTTCCAGTGCAGGACTGACGGGAATCAGCCCGTTCATTCCGTACTACATGGAGCACATGAACGCGGGAACCCCCGAGGAAGTGCTGATGTGGACCGGTCTGTCCGTATCTGCGCCCGCCCTTTCGTACGCCCTGCTCACTCCCTTCTGGGGGAAAATCGGGGATCGGTGGAGCCGCAAATGGATGGTCGTTCGCGCCCTTGTCGGCCTGGCACTGAGCATGTTCTTGATGGGCATCGCACAGACGCCGTTCCAATTCTTTTTGTTCCGTCTCTGCCAAGGGGCCTTCGGGGGCATATCCGATGCCAGCAGCGCCTTCGTCGGATCGCATGCGCCCGCCAAGCAGCAAGGGTTTGCGCTTGGCAGACTGGAGCGGGCATCGGCAGCCGGACTGCTCGTCGGTCCACTGCTCGGCAGCATCTGCGTCAATACGTGGGGAAGCCGCCCGCTCTTGTTCATTACGGCCGGATTGACGATGGCCTTCGCCCTGCTGGCCGCCTCTTCGCTTGCAGGTGCGGCTAAGCCGGGCAAGAGCCTTTCCATCCCTTTTTCTGCGGATAAAAGTGCGGACGGATCAGCTTCGCCAGTTCAACGATCCGTTCCAGTCACAGAATCGGCTGCGAAAGCTCCGCCCGACAAAGGCGGCATTCTACACGCGTTCCGTTCGCTTGTTTTTCATCCGTTAGCCAGAAGATTGGTACTTGCCGGAATCGTGTTCAAGCTGGTCGATTTTGCAACATTCACGATGTTTACGCCATTCATCCGCGAGCTCATTCCGTCGTCCACCGCGGCGCTTGTCGTCGGACTGCTGCTGGCCATGTCTTCCGTCGGCGAACTCGTGGGCGCATCCTGGTGGGGCAAGCGGAACGACCGGCATGCACCCGAGCGCAATCTCCGTTGGGCAGCTCTGTTGTGCGGAATTTGCGTACTGGCGCATACACTTCCGCTTGGCGTGGCATGGCTGATCGCCATTCGCTTCCTGCAGGGCTTTTTCTATAGCGCCCTGCTTCAGACCGTCATGCTGAACGTGCTGCGGTCGTCAACCGACTCGGACCGCGGCGTCCGGATCGGCGCAACCAACAGCATGCTGATGGTCGGGCAGCTCACGGGACCTACGCTTGGCGTTTGGATCGGCGCTGCTTGGGGAATATCGGCGGTATACCTCGTCATGGGATTTGTCATGGTTGCAGCTCTATTCCTCGTTCCGCGCAGCCCTGTGTCCGAAAGACAAGCCCCCTTGCAGGTGCCGCTCCAATAA
- the sbnA gene encoding 2,3-diaminopropionate biosynthesis protein SbnA yields MEHSVLQVKNQSLNVADSILDCIGQTPLVRLSSLFGAKGPSVYAKLEMMNPGGSMKDRPARYIIEQGLRDGTITPQTHLIESTSGNLGIGLALAAKRYGLKFTCVVDPKITSTNLRMITYLGANVDMVSEADEHGSYLQSRIRRVKELASQDPAGYWINQYANPLNWKAHYHGAGQEIVEQLNGRIDVLVCAVSTTGSILGISRRVKEANPQARIVAVDAVGSVIFGTPSKPRELPGIGANRVPELFSPAEIDQVIHVDDRESVLGCRKLLEREGIFAGGSSGSLVAALEKLLPTLSANANVVTVLPDRGERYLDTVYDEQWVGQLPPGPTVYHATN; encoded by the coding sequence TTGGAACACAGTGTCCTGCAAGTGAAAAATCAGTCGCTCAACGTTGCCGATTCCATCCTGGATTGCATAGGTCAGACTCCACTGGTTCGCTTGAGTTCGCTATTTGGAGCAAAGGGGCCATCCGTCTATGCCAAGCTGGAGATGATGAATCCCGGCGGCAGCATGAAGGACCGTCCCGCAAGGTACATTATCGAGCAAGGGTTAAGGGATGGAACGATCACGCCCCAAACGCATCTCATCGAGAGCACTTCGGGAAATTTGGGAATCGGGTTGGCCCTTGCGGCGAAAAGGTATGGCCTGAAGTTCACCTGCGTCGTAGATCCGAAGATCACGTCAACGAATTTGCGGATGATCACGTATCTTGGCGCCAACGTGGACATGGTGAGCGAAGCCGACGAACACGGCAGCTATCTGCAATCCCGCATCCGCAGAGTCAAAGAACTGGCCAGCCAAGATCCCGCGGGATACTGGATCAACCAATACGCCAATCCGTTGAACTGGAAAGCCCACTACCACGGTGCCGGACAGGAAATCGTGGAACAGTTGAACGGCCGCATCGACGTTTTGGTTTGCGCGGTCAGCACGACGGGCAGCATTCTCGGGATTTCCCGGAGGGTGAAGGAAGCGAATCCGCAGGCCAGAATCGTGGCCGTGGATGCTGTCGGTTCGGTGATTTTCGGTACGCCATCCAAGCCACGGGAACTGCCGGGCATCGGTGCCAACCGGGTGCCGGAGCTGTTCAGTCCTGCCGAAATCGATCAGGTCATTCATGTGGATGACCGCGAATCGGTGCTTGGCTGCCGCAAACTGCTGGAGCGGGAAGGGATTTTTGCCGGCGGGTCCTCGGGTTCTTTGGTTGCCGCACTGGAGAAATTGTTGCCGACCTTGTCGGCGAATGCAAATGTGGTCACCGTTCTGCCGGACCGCGGCGAACGTTATCTGGATACCGTGTATGACGAACAGTGGGTAGGCCAATTGCCGCCAGGTCCGACCGTTTACCATGCAACCAACTAA
- the sbnB gene encoding 2,3-diaminopropionate biosynthesis protein SbnB — MSTVQQEHSLLYLNKQDIIDLQGLQSEPYVKAVTRALELHARKDTVQPLKPYLRVNEETGHIADRIIAMPAYVGGDIAISGLKWIGSKHDNPQKRQKERASALIILNDPESNYPVAVMEGSIISGMRTAAVTVIGARHLAKEGFRVVSVIGCGVIAKMQAMSLLEQFSSIRELHLFDLNADTARSLADEISSRFGDVDVQVAVSSEQAVRKAEVLVTATVASAPHIPYEWLSKGTFVSNISIMDLHKDAFVQADKVVVDDWDQSNREKKIINQLVLEGRFSREQLHAELGEILIGAKPGREHDDEIIVLNPMGMAIEDISSAAEMYARAVEQGKGTRLWL, encoded by the coding sequence ATGAGTACCGTTCAACAGGAACACAGCCTTTTGTATTTAAATAAACAAGACATTATAGATCTCCAAGGGCTGCAATCAGAACCATATGTCAAAGCAGTTACCCGAGCGTTGGAGCTGCATGCCCGCAAAGATACTGTCCAACCGCTCAAGCCATACCTTCGGGTGAACGAAGAGACCGGGCATATCGCCGACCGGATTATCGCAATGCCCGCCTATGTTGGCGGAGATATTGCGATCAGCGGTTTGAAGTGGATCGGCAGCAAACACGACAATCCGCAAAAACGCCAAAAGGAACGTGCAAGCGCTCTTATCATCCTGAACGACCCCGAAAGCAACTATCCGGTTGCCGTGATGGAGGGCAGCATTATTAGCGGCATGCGGACTGCGGCGGTAACGGTGATCGGTGCCAGGCATTTGGCAAAAGAGGGATTCCGCGTCGTCAGCGTGATCGGCTGCGGCGTCATTGCAAAAATGCAGGCGATGTCGCTGCTGGAGCAATTCAGCTCCATTCGTGAGCTGCACTTGTTTGATCTGAATGCCGATACGGCCCGGAGCCTTGCGGACGAGATAAGCTCCCGCTTCGGCGATGTGGATGTACAAGTAGCCGTATCCTCCGAGCAGGCCGTTCGCAAGGCGGAAGTGCTGGTGACGGCAACGGTGGCTTCTGCGCCTCACATTCCTTACGAGTGGCTGTCCAAAGGCACGTTTGTAAGCAACATTTCGATCATGGACCTGCACAAGGACGCGTTTGTTCAGGCAGACAAGGTGGTGGTGGATGATTGGGACCAGTCCAACCGCGAGAAAAAAATCATCAACCAGCTGGTGCTGGAAGGCAGGTTCTCCCGCGAGCAGCTGCACGCCGAGCTCGGCGAGATTCTGATCGGAGCCAAGCCTGGCCGGGAGCATGACGACGAGATTATCGTACTGAACCCGATGGGCATGGCCATCGAGGATATTTCAAGCGCTGCGGAGATGTATGCCCGTGCGGTTGAGCAGGGGAAAGGAACGCGGCTATGGCTGTAA
- a CDS encoding type III PLP-dependent enzyme, translating into MKQRGHEPVCAYIRDVSALVSHVRQRVQSMPPSSRLFYAIKANSEEHVLRALAPVVHGFEVASLGEVAKVREVSADIPIVFGGPGKTEAELTGAIDYGVQLIHAESLHELNKLNDLAGKRGVTVSVLLRINLKGPLPQATLAMGGRPTQFGIDEDILPIVAELAMGMENVRVEGFHFHSLSNNLAADQHVKLVEYYCRLAREWAAQYGFPLRYLNAGGGIGVNYADLERQFEWEAFVGELAPMLDRELPQGTTLLFECGRYLTASSGYYATEVLDVKKNHGRTYAIVRGGTHHFRLPVSWQHSHPFEVIRVEEWPHEYARPAVYGEPFTVVGQLCTPKDVLASDVVAGEVRVGDILLFQYAGAYGWAISHHDFLSHPHPEHVYLTSSPQQEHPQESGESEQSR; encoded by the coding sequence ATGAAGCAGCGGGGTCATGAACCGGTGTGCGCTTATATCCGGGACGTGAGTGCATTGGTTAGCCATGTACGTCAGCGCGTGCAATCGATGCCGCCGTCCAGCAGGCTGTTCTATGCCATCAAAGCAAACTCGGAAGAACATGTTCTAAGGGCGTTGGCTCCGGTGGTGCATGGCTTCGAGGTTGCATCACTCGGCGAGGTTGCGAAGGTTCGCGAGGTGTCGGCCGATATTCCGATCGTTTTTGGCGGCCCGGGCAAAACCGAAGCCGAACTGACCGGTGCCATCGATTACGGGGTACAGCTCATTCACGCGGAAAGCCTGCATGAGCTGAACAAGCTGAACGATCTCGCAGGAAAACGCGGCGTGACGGTATCCGTGCTGCTGCGCATCAACCTGAAAGGGCCGCTGCCCCAGGCCACGCTGGCGATGGGCGGACGTCCCACCCAGTTCGGCATCGATGAGGACATACTGCCGATCGTGGCGGAGCTGGCCATGGGGATGGAGAATGTCAGGGTGGAAGGATTTCACTTCCACTCGCTCTCCAACAACCTTGCCGCAGACCAGCATGTGAAGCTGGTCGAATATTATTGCCGACTTGCCCGCGAATGGGCCGCGCAATATGGTTTTCCTTTGCGGTATTTGAACGCGGGAGGAGGAATCGGCGTGAACTATGCGGATCTGGAACGACAATTCGAGTGGGAGGCATTCGTAGGGGAACTTGCTCCAATGCTGGACAGGGAATTGCCTCAAGGCACCACGCTGCTGTTTGAGTGCGGCCGCTATCTTACGGCATCCAGCGGTTATTATGCGACAGAAGTGCTGGACGTGAAAAAGAACCATGGGCGGACATATGCCATCGTGCGCGGCGGCACGCATCATTTTCGGCTGCCGGTGTCCTGGCAGCACAGTCACCCGTTCGAGGTGATCCGCGTGGAGGAGTGGCCGCATGAATACGCGCGGCCTGCGGTGTACGGGGAACCATTCACGGTTGTCGGGCAGCTGTGCACGCCGAAGGACGTGCTGGCAAGCGATGTCGTTGCCGGCGAGGTGCGCGTCGGGGACATTCTGCTGTTTCAATATGCCGGTGCTTACGGCTGGGCCATTTCGCATCATGATTTTCTCAGCCATCCCCATCCTGAGCATGTGTATTTGACTTCATCGCCGCAACAAGAGCATCCGCAGGAATCAGGGGAATCTGAGCAGAGCAGGTAG
- a CDS encoding IucA/IucC family protein: protein MNGLAASLARSDEWIRVRRRVFRQLIESLLYEQVIQEPVIKGQKEEEYVLVGRTERGEPVQYAFRAVRKKSFGRIRLSEQPILRITPEGSAEAESLPRFLLEMSAGIVGTTAELLSRFASELEQTLLKDAQAVRWRSGLPDPETPDYDEWESALIEGHPYHPCYKSRIGFTLEDNMAYGPEFRPEFRIVWLAIRREAVVVTLSETLGTYDEFVHEELGEGELKRFGEIVRETLPHVDANDYAYVPVHPWQWERIISAACLDQLHTGEIVYLGQAGDMYRPQQSIRTLTNVADSGKPYVKLPMNIVNTSSGRILAQHTIMNAARISDWLGSIVTRDVFLGQELGLIVLKEIAGISYRHQKLPELLERNVYGSLGAIWRESLHPRLGADETALPFNALTQLDREGKPIIAPWVERYGLESWSAQLLRVSVVPLLHLLYAHGAGLESHAQNMILILKQGWPTRIALKDFHDGVRYCPSLPHPLGYPSIEYPPANHHGVNRNSFVEKEEPAEVKDFLLDALLFINLTEISLFLEKHYGLGEEAWWETLAGIIRRYQERFPELRERFEQFDVFSPEIEIEQLTRRRIHAGPGDCVQRAANPLHAYRPVRQNEPVGGGNA from the coding sequence ATGAATGGTTTAGCAGCATCGCTCGCCAGGTCCGACGAATGGATTCGGGTACGACGACGGGTTTTCAGGCAGCTTATCGAATCGCTGCTGTACGAGCAAGTGATTCAGGAGCCTGTCATTAAGGGGCAGAAAGAGGAAGAGTACGTGTTGGTAGGGAGGACAGAAAGAGGAGAACCGGTACAATACGCATTCAGGGCTGTTCGCAAAAAAAGCTTTGGCCGGATCCGCTTGTCCGAGCAGCCGATCCTGCGCATCACGCCTGAGGGGAGCGCGGAGGCGGAATCCTTGCCGCGCTTTCTGCTGGAGATGTCCGCCGGAATCGTCGGTACGACAGCAGAATTGCTCTCAAGGTTTGCGTCCGAGCTGGAGCAAACGCTGCTGAAGGACGCTCAAGCGGTTCGCTGGAGGTCAGGGCTGCCTGACCCGGAGACCCCGGACTACGACGAATGGGAGTCAGCCCTGATTGAAGGGCATCCATACCATCCTTGTTATAAATCGAGAATCGGGTTCACGCTGGAGGACAATATGGCGTATGGCCCGGAATTCCGGCCCGAATTCCGAATCGTCTGGTTGGCGATCCGCCGGGAAGCGGTCGTGGTCACGCTCTCGGAAACGCTTGGCACCTACGACGAGTTCGTGCATGAGGAGCTGGGTGAGGGTGAGCTGAAGAGGTTCGGGGAAATCGTACGAGAGACGTTGCCCCACGTCGATGCGAATGACTATGCATACGTACCTGTTCACCCGTGGCAGTGGGAACGGATCATATCGGCAGCCTGTCTGGATCAGCTTCACACTGGAGAGATCGTGTATCTTGGACAAGCCGGGGATATGTACCGTCCCCAGCAATCCATTCGCACGCTGACGAATGTTGCCGATTCGGGCAAGCCTTACGTGAAGCTGCCGATGAACATCGTGAACACGTCTTCGGGCCGCATTTTGGCGCAGCATACGATCATGAATGCGGCGCGCATCTCCGACTGGCTGGGCAGCATCGTGACGCGAGATGTCTTTCTGGGGCAAGAGCTGGGCCTGATCGTGCTGAAGGAAATCGCGGGCATTTCGTACCGCCACCAGAAGCTGCCGGAGCTGCTCGAACGAAACGTGTATGGCTCGCTGGGTGCCATTTGGCGGGAAAGCCTGCATCCTCGGCTCGGGGCGGATGAGACAGCTCTGCCGTTTAATGCGCTGACCCAGCTTGATCGCGAGGGAAAACCGATCATTGCTCCATGGGTGGAGCGTTATGGACTGGAGAGCTGGTCCGCTCAGTTGCTGCGCGTATCAGTAGTGCCGCTGCTTCACCTGCTGTATGCACACGGCGCAGGGCTGGAATCTCATGCGCAGAACATGATCCTCATCTTGAAGCAAGGCTGGCCGACTCGCATTGCGCTTAAAGATTTTCACGACGGCGTCCGCTACTGTCCGTCCTTGCCGCACCCGCTGGGCTATCCAAGCATCGAATATCCGCCAGCCAATCATCACGGGGTGAACCGCAATTCATTCGTGGAGAAGGAAGAGCCCGCCGAAGTGAAAGATTTCCTGCTGGATGCGCTGCTGTTCATCAACCTGACGGAGATTTCGCTTTTCCTGGAGAAGCATTACGGGTTAGGCGAGGAGGCATGGTGGGAAACGCTGGCCGGGATTATTCGGCGTTATCAGGAAAGGTTCCCGGAACTGCGGGAACGGTTCGAGCAATTCGACGTATTTTCGCCCGAGATCGAGATCGAGCAGTTAACCCGGCGGCGCATACACGCAGGTCCAGGAGATTGTGTTCAACGGGCAGCAAATCCGCTGCATGCATACAGGCCTGTACGGCAGAACGAACCTGTTGGAGGAGGGAACGCATGA
- a CDS encoding IucA/IucC family protein → MSTEAAWEDSQTSMGDIKPNPERAESERQLRQQRLYFEALSSHHYPAARRRIFRQLVESLLYERIIQATSTEQADGNTLWTLEGRGLNGEQVHYFCKGKRHLTFGRLRLTDEPIMRVMKQGSCQEQKEADSIPLFLLEVVRGTGADEAKLLHFIRELEQTLINDTLARHVRSLRQADPVPVHDEEWEQRVIEGHPYHPSYKSRIGFRVADQLKYGPEFGNAIRPLWLAVRKERVRVSRSAQARVIGSANNGEWVREQIGEETLSRFDRFLRENGAHAADAYTLIPVHPWQWESVITSVLAEDLRNGYIVPLGIGDHAYTAQQSIRTLANRSRPDLASLKLSLSIINTSTGRVIAPHTVQNAPLITDWLQGIASEDPYLRDELRVIMLGEIVGAAYDNSHVPDMLQPDGYGVLSCIWRESVYAQLGTGESVLPFNALATLDAEGCPVIEPWIGRYGAEAWLNDLLNVSVLPLIHWLFAHGIALESHAQNMLLIHDDGKPLRIALKDFHDGIRFKTDLLAEPGRCPELVDVPEYHRRVNGNSFLVAEEAEAVRDFVHDAFFFINLGELALFMQEHYGIPERHFWNRIRRIIEQYQHRFPEHQARYEAFSLFEPEIGVEQLTKRRMYPDDELRMHQVPNPLSEPSNVLS, encoded by the coding sequence ATGAGTACAGAAGCAGCATGGGAGGATTCGCAGACGAGTATGGGGGATATCAAGCCAAACCCGGAGAGGGCAGAGTCAGAAAGGCAGCTGCGGCAGCAAAGACTTTACTTCGAGGCACTATCCTCCCACCACTACCCAGCTGCCCGCAGGCGCATCTTCAGGCAGCTGGTCGAATCATTGCTTTACGAGAGAATTATCCAAGCAACGTCGACCGAGCAGGCGGATGGGAACACACTATGGACGCTGGAAGGCCGAGGCCTGAATGGGGAGCAAGTGCATTATTTCTGCAAAGGCAAAAGACATCTGACGTTTGGCCGCCTGCGGCTGACGGACGAACCGATCATGAGAGTGATGAAGCAAGGATCATGCCAAGAGCAGAAAGAGGCGGATTCCATCCCGCTTTTCCTGCTTGAAGTCGTCCGGGGAACCGGGGCTGATGAAGCAAAGCTGCTGCATTTTATCCGGGAGCTGGAGCAGACCTTGATCAACGATACGCTGGCTCGCCATGTCCGTTCACTGCGGCAGGCTGATCCCGTGCCGGTACACGATGAAGAGTGGGAGCAGCGGGTCATCGAGGGCCATCCCTATCATCCCAGCTACAAATCACGCATCGGCTTTCGTGTGGCAGATCAGCTGAAGTATGGGCCGGAATTCGGGAATGCCATCAGGCCGTTATGGCTGGCTGTCCGCAAAGAGCGGGTGCGTGTCAGTCGTTCAGCACAAGCACGAGTGATCGGATCTGCTAACAACGGGGAATGGGTACGCGAACAGATTGGGGAAGAGACGTTATCCCGATTTGATCGGTTCCTCCGCGAAAATGGAGCCCATGCCGCCGATGCGTACACGCTGATCCCCGTACATCCCTGGCAATGGGAGTCGGTAATCACCTCCGTATTGGCAGAGGATTTGCGGAATGGATACATCGTCCCGCTGGGGATCGGCGATCACGCATACACGGCACAGCAATCCATTCGTACGCTGGCGAATCGCTCCCGTCCGGATCTGGCTTCGCTGAAGCTGTCGCTCAGCATCATCAACACGTCCACGGGCAGGGTGATCGCGCCGCACACGGTACAGAACGCTCCCCTCATCACGGACTGGCTTCAGGGAATTGCCAGCGAAGACCCTTATCTAAGGGATGAACTGCGCGTCATCATGCTTGGCGAGATAGTCGGGGCCGCATACGATAACAGTCATGTTCCCGACATGCTCCAACCGGATGGTTACGGCGTATTGTCTTGCATCTGGAGGGAGAGCGTGTATGCGCAACTCGGAACGGGTGAATCGGTCTTGCCGTTCAACGCGCTCGCCACGCTGGATGCCGAAGGCTGCCCGGTCATCGAGCCATGGATCGGACGCTATGGCGCAGAAGCATGGTTGAACGATCTGTTGAATGTGTCAGTCCTTCCCCTTATTCACTGGTTGTTCGCCCATGGCATCGCATTGGAATCGCACGCCCAGAATATGCTGCTAATCCACGATGATGGCAAGCCCCTTCGGATTGCCCTGAAGGATTTTCACGACGGCATCCGTTTCAAGACAGATTTGCTGGCAGAGCCCGGTCGCTGCCCGGAACTGGTGGATGTACCGGAATACCACCGCAGAGTGAACGGCAATTCGTTCCTGGTTGCGGAAGAAGCGGAAGCAGTGCGCGATTTCGTGCATGATGCCTTTTTCTTTATCAACCTGGGCGAATTGGCTTTGTTCATGCAAGAGCATTACGGCATTCCAGAGCGGCATTTCTGGAACCGAATTCGCCGAATCATCGAGCAGTACCAGCACCGATTCCCGGAACATCAAGCGAGATACGAGGCGTTTTCTTTGTTCGAGCCGGAGATCGGAGTTGAACAGCTGACGAAACGGAGGATGTATCCGGATGACGAATTGAGAATGCATCAAGTTCCCAACCCGCTCTCTGAACCAAGCAATGTACTCTCTTAA